A single region of the bacterium genome encodes:
- the glmU gene encoding bifunctional UDP-N-acetylglucosamine diphosphorylase/glucosamine-1-phosphate N-acetyltransferase GlmU encodes MAGELTVLVLAAGRGTRMRSSIAKVLHPVLGRPLLAWPLDVARALPAARRAVIVGFQAQAVARALPAGFETVVQPKLWGTGHAVRQARRLFAGPGDTVVLSGDIPLLTAATVRRLVAAHRRRRATVTFLTARPADPSGYGRVVRCGEGRVKAIVEHDDAPPGVREIREVNAGVYCFENRFLDRALGRLRAANRQEEYYLTDVIAAAVRAGLRVEGLACADAEEMLGVNDRAQLAHATAVLRRRILERLMRAGVTVADPASTWVEPGVRVGADTVLLPGTALEGSTVVAARCHIGPFARLRDTRVGPGAVVRDCCVLEEATVGAGCRVGPFAHLRPGTRLGAGARVGNFVETKKARLGAGAKASHLSYLGDAEIGRRVNIGAGTITCNYDGVSKFRTTIGDDVFVGSDTQLVAPVSVGAGALIAAGTTVTKDVPAGALAVSRTPQKVIEGWAARRRAKKGP; translated from the coding sequence ATGGCAGGTGAGTTGACGGTGCTGGTCCTCGCGGCCGGCCGCGGCACGCGCATGCGGTCGTCCATCGCCAAGGTGCTGCATCCCGTCCTCGGCCGCCCGCTGCTCGCCTGGCCGCTGGATGTCGCCCGCGCGCTGCCGGCGGCGCGCCGGGCCGTGATCGTCGGCTTCCAGGCCCAGGCGGTGGCGCGCGCTCTCCCCGCCGGTTTCGAGACCGTCGTCCAGCCGAAGCTCTGGGGCACCGGGCACGCCGTGCGGCAGGCGCGTCGCCTGTTCGCGGGGCCGGGCGACACCGTGGTGCTCTCCGGGGACATCCCCCTGCTGACGGCGGCCACCGTGCGTCGCCTGGTCGCGGCGCACCGGCGCCGCCGCGCGACCGTGACCTTCCTGACCGCCCGCCCCGCCGACCCTTCCGGCTACGGGCGCGTCGTGCGGTGCGGGGAGGGGCGCGTCAAGGCGATCGTCGAGCACGACGACGCCCCGCCGGGGGTGCGCGAGATCCGCGAGGTCAACGCCGGCGTCTACTGCTTCGAGAACCGCTTCCTCGACCGCGCGCTGGGTCGCCTGCGCGCCGCCAACCGCCAGGAGGAGTACTACCTGACGGATGTCATCGCCGCGGCGGTGCGCGCCGGTCTCCGCGTGGAGGGGCTGGCCTGCGCCGACGCCGAGGAGATGCTCGGAGTCAACGACCGCGCGCAGCTCGCCCACGCGACCGCGGTGCTTCGGCGGCGCATCCTCGAGCGGCTGATGCGCGCGGGGGTCACGGTGGCCGATCCCGCCTCGACCTGGGTCGAGCCGGGGGTGCGCGTGGGTGCCGACACGGTGCTGCTGCCCGGGACGGCGCTGGAGGGGTCGACGGTCGTCGCCGCGCGCTGCCACATCGGGCCCTTCGCGCGGCTGCGGGACACCCGCGTCGGCCCGGGGGCCGTCGTGCGCGACTGCTGCGTGCTCGAGGAGGCGACGGTCGGCGCGGGCTGCCGCGTCGGCCCGTTCGCGCACCTGCGCCCCGGCACGCGCCTCGGCGCGGGCGCGCGGGTCGGCAACTTCGTGGAGACCAAGAAGGCGCGCCTCGGCGCCGGCGCCAAGGCCAGTCACCTGAGCTACCTGGGCGACGCCGAGATCGGCCGGCGCGTGAACATCGGCGCCGGCACCATCACCTGCAACTACGACGGTGTCTCGAAGTTCCGCACGACGATCGGCGATGATGTCTTCGTCGGCAGCGACACGCAGCTGGTCGCGCCGGTGAGCGTCGGCGCCGGCGCGCTGATCGCCGCGGGGACCACGGTGACGAAGGACGTCCCCGCCGGGGCGCTCGCGGTCTCCCGGACGCCCCAGAAGGTGATCGAGGGCTGGGCGGCGCGCCGCCGCGCGAAGAAGGGGCCGTGA
- the glmS gene encoding glutamine--fructose-6-phosphate transaminase (isomerizing): MCGIVGYVGGRTALPILVDGLRRLEYRGYDSAGVAILDGGEITVCRAVGKIAALEAALGAGGVPGTVGIGHTRWATHGRPSEQNAHPHRSGPFVVVHNGIIENHLALKKRLQGRGYAFSSETDTEVVAVLLHSHYRGGDCRRALARTLAEIEGSYALAILCVEEPGRLFAAREGSPLVIGRGQGEQFLASDVPALIEHTREVIYLGNGETAVLSREGVDLRDAAGRARRPKVCTVPWDPVSASRGGYKHFMLKEIHEQPHAVLDTFRTRVSQEKGRVMLDEEAGLTPQVLSRIRRVRFLACGTSWHAGLVGEHMVERLAGLPAEVDLASEFRYRGAPAEEGVLTVAISQSGETADTRAAFAEARSKGGFRLAVCNVLGSSITREADGVLYTHAGPEISVASTKAFTSQLTALYLLALFLGQQRGRLARGVVAQHIADLVRLPKLIQRALALDPAMAELGQRFAKSRDCLYLGRGVNYPAALEGALKLKEISYVHAEGYAGGEMKHGPIALIDAELPVVVLAPRDENFRKMYGNLEEVRARHGVVITFTDRAGRDLAAKAECVFTVPRTNPFLTPLLLTVPLQLFAYHLADARGHDVDQPRNLAKSVTVE; the protein is encoded by the coding sequence ATGTGCGGGATCGTAGGGTACGTCGGCGGCCGGACGGCGCTGCCCATCCTCGTCGACGGGCTGCGGCGGCTCGAGTACCGCGGGTACGACTCGGCGGGGGTCGCCATCCTCGATGGCGGCGAGATCACGGTGTGCCGCGCCGTCGGCAAGATCGCGGCGCTGGAGGCCGCCCTCGGCGCCGGCGGGGTCCCGGGCACGGTCGGCATCGGCCACACCCGCTGGGCGACCCACGGCCGTCCGAGCGAACAGAACGCGCACCCCCACCGGTCCGGTCCCTTCGTCGTCGTGCACAACGGCATCATCGAGAACCACCTCGCGCTGAAGAAGCGCCTGCAGGGGCGCGGCTACGCCTTCTCGTCGGAGACCGACACCGAGGTCGTCGCGGTGCTCCTGCACAGCCACTACCGCGGGGGCGACTGCCGCCGGGCGCTGGCGCGAACGCTCGCCGAGATCGAGGGCTCGTACGCCCTGGCGATCCTCTGCGTCGAGGAACCGGGGCGCCTCTTCGCGGCGCGCGAGGGCAGCCCGCTGGTGATCGGCCGCGGGCAGGGCGAGCAGTTCCTCGCCTCCGACGTCCCGGCGCTCATCGAGCACACGCGGGAGGTGATCTACCTCGGGAACGGGGAGACGGCCGTGCTCAGCCGCGAGGGGGTGGATCTGCGCGACGCCGCGGGCAGGGCGCGCCGGCCGAAGGTCTGCACCGTCCCGTGGGACCCGGTGTCCGCGTCGCGCGGCGGCTACAAGCACTTCATGCTCAAGGAGATCCACGAGCAGCCGCACGCGGTCCTCGACACGTTCCGCACCCGCGTCAGCCAGGAGAAGGGGCGCGTGATGCTCGACGAGGAAGCCGGGCTGACCCCGCAGGTGCTCTCGCGCATCCGGCGCGTGCGCTTCCTCGCGTGCGGCACCTCCTGGCACGCCGGCCTCGTCGGCGAGCACATGGTCGAGCGGCTCGCCGGCCTGCCCGCCGAGGTGGACCTCGCCTCCGAGTTCCGCTACCGCGGCGCCCCCGCCGAGGAGGGCGTGCTCACCGTCGCGATCTCCCAGTCGGGCGAGACCGCCGACACGCGCGCGGCGTTCGCCGAGGCGCGCTCGAAGGGCGGCTTCCGGCTGGCGGTGTGCAACGTGCTCGGCTCGAGCATCACGCGCGAGGCTGACGGTGTGCTCTACACGCACGCGGGGCCGGAGATCAGCGTCGCCTCGACGAAGGCCTTCACCTCGCAGCTCACCGCGCTGTACCTGCTGGCGCTGTTCCTCGGGCAGCAGCGCGGCCGCCTGGCCCGGGGCGTGGTCGCCCAGCACATCGCCGACCTGGTGCGCCTCCCCAAGCTCATCCAGCGGGCGCTCGCGCTCGACCCCGCGATGGCGGAGCTGGGGCAGCGCTTCGCGAAGAGCCGCGACTGCCTCTACCTCGGCCGCGGGGTCAACTACCCGGCGGCGCTCGAGGGCGCGCTCAAGCTCAAGGAGATCTCGTACGTCCACGCCGAGGGGTACGCCGGCGGCGAGATGAAGCACGGGCCGATCGCGCTCATCGACGCCGAGCTGCCGGTGGTCGTGCTCGCCCCCCGCGACGAGAACTTCCGCAAGATGTACGGCAACCTCGAGGAGGTGCGGGCGCGCCACGGGGTCGTGATCACCTTCACCGACCGCGCGGGCCGGGACCTCGCGGCGAAGGCCGAGTGCGTGTTCACGGTGCCGCGGACCAATCCCTTCCTGACGCCGCTGCTGCTGACCGTGCCGCTGCAGCTCTTCGCGTACCACCTGGCGGACGCGCGCGGGCACGACGTCGATCAGCCGAGGAACCTGGCGAAATCCGTGACGGTGGAGTGA